Part of the Paenibacillus sp. FSL R7-0273 genome is shown below.
ATGAATAATGAAAGACTTCCGCGCCCAATAAAGATTCCCTCGGATATGTGGGTTGATGAGGCGATTTGGGGCCACCGATTATATAATGAGCAAACCCCGTGGCTTTGTTTTATGGAGTTTTTAAACGTTCTTCAAGCTGAACTTGATGAAGGAAGGGCATTTCTTGAAGATATACCAAACAATTTAGCTTACGTACCTAAATCAAGACTGCATCTGCGTAATATTCTATTTAATAATCCTCAACTTCCGGTAATAGCACGTACCTATAGTAATGATGATAAAGAGGCGTGGTCAAAGTGGCAAGAGGCAATTATTAAGGGGCAATCAGGAATCGATAATGCTGACTTCGCATATTTGGAAAAGCGATTTCCTAAGTTTGAGCATTTCGTTTCAGTAGTTCAATTTTTGAGAGAAACGACGATCGAAGGGGAAAATAACAAGCGGTGGAGTTCTCAATTTATATTCCCATATGGTCCAAACTGTTTGTATGAAGATCTAAATGTAAAAGAAAATAAATCTCCTACAAATGACCGAAGATTTTTTGGTAGGACAGGTGAAATGTTGTATTTAATGTTGGTGAGGAGCGGGAGGGGGCCTCAATTACTTGTAAATTTTCAAGAAAGTGTTTTAAACAAAAAGAATAAATTTAACCGGCTAGTTGCTTCATTGGAACCTAAAGATTCGATGAATTCCTCCACTGCCAGACTAGGGGTTTATTTGCCGTATTTGGAACTGCCTGAATACCAAGAACTTGCAGGCGATTGGTTAAGTTTATTGGAGAGTAATATTCCGAAATACGACGTAATTCCTCACCTAGTTAATATAATGGGACTGCATATGATTATATATAGTTTGAATAGGGCAAAGGATGTTTTAGAAGATGATACGAAATTAACATTTGTGTTAGAAATCGTATCACCAAAGAAAACAATTGTTAGGGAGCTATCTTCTGATTCATTCACAGAACACAATAATATGTCGCGAAGAGCGGTTGAAGCTTATATTAGGAACGTTGAACAAACTGAAGAATGGGAAAAGGTAACTGACCTTTCGGAAGCAACATCCTTGCTTGCACTCAAATATGAATGGCCTCAAGAAAATGGGATTGATTCTGCCAACTCTCCCGAGGATTTAATTAACAAATTTATATCAGCAGCAATTAATAGACACAAGCAACACGTCGATAAATTCCACGGTACCTGGGGAAAAGAGATTGGGCTCGCTTCAAGAAGAGGCGCGCGAAGACTACGTTATGCCCCCCAAGATATGCTTTTGAAATCTTTAGTACTGTGCGTTGTTCCTAAGAGAATGGAATTTCAAGACTTCTTAGATAAATTGTATGAAAAATATGGTTTTATAATTGGCGATAAGCAGGCTCTTGAATTGACGGAGGCGGGGAGAGCGGATTTAGAAGCGTTTTCAGACAATGCAAGACGACTTGAGCAACGATTGGCTAGTATGGGGTTGCTGCGCAGACTATCTGATGCATGTGCATATGTAGAAAATCCCTTTGGGATTCAGGAGGAAGTTTAACCATGAACCAGCTAGAGTTAATAGGGAAGGTAGCGACTGAATTTCTTCGCAGACAATTACAAAATAGTAAATCCGAAGAGGGGATTGCACGTTTCTTATTAGATCGCCTTACCGCAGATCAGGTAACCAATATATGTAAAGAAATAAGCCGAGATATGCTATTATTTTCGACTATGGCCATAAAGGTCCCTCGAAAGTTAGTCGAAGGAGTCGGTTTGCCGTCTGAAATGGTTACTGACGAGAAGACAACATATTGGAGAAATGCTTCTTGTGATAAGCCAGCTATCTTATTAGCGAACACAAACGATGATCAGGGGCAGTCGCTAAGAGATATAACAAGGGTTGGAGCAGGAGATTTAAAAAGTCAACCGGATATTTGGGTTCAAGTAGCGAGTAGTGATCTCCCTCTTACTGATGAGCAAAAAAGGCACTGGCAGCAAGCGTTGAAAGGTTTGCAAGAGGCAAATGAGTGCAGCCTTGAGGAATTTAGTGAATTTACTGTAAAAGTACGTGAAACAATCGCGGAGAATGGCATTCCTGTTGTTAGGGCGATTGGCTGGGCGCTACCTGCACTTCGCATTCCACGTGATTCTTATTATTTTGACGCAATCCCAGAGAATGCCTTGGGTCATTCTAGTAGGTGGAAGAAACTTTTTACAGATGCATATAACAAAAGAGCTTGTTATCTGTATAAGCAACATCCGAATCGTCAAATCATCGAGAACAGTGAGATTCAGGCTTCTTACGAAAAGGTGAAAAGCCAAATCGATCCTTCTGTTCAGCCAATTATGGAATTGTTCATTGAGTCGAATGTGAGCTGGTCCATCGCCGCAGACAACCTGTCAGAGTTAGAATGGGAGATGGATAAAGTCAACCTTCTATTTTTTGAACTGAAGCCAATGAAAGTGAATTTGGCAGAAAAAACTCTGCAATTATACGATGATGAGTTTCCAGATACATTAACGGATGTTGAGAATCTTTATCTAGATAATCTAAACGAGCTTTTTAAGAAGAAAAAAGCGAAGGAAGCTACAGAGGAAGATAAAGATTTTTACGATAAGCACCGTCATAACTTTGACACAGACAAAGTGCTAAAGGCGGAGTGGGACCGTTTCGTTTATGGTAAGGCGATTGAATGCAATGATTTTTTAGTTGGTTTATTAGAGGGAATTGAGCGCCTTTTCGCTCAATGCGATAACTTTATTGGGGAGAAAACTTTAAGAATTCGTACTCAGAAGACGGTTAGTAAAAAGTCTTGGTTGGATCTAAATGAAGATGTGGGAATGGCCTTTTGCAACGCTTATAGAGGACTTGAAAAATTAACTAATTGGCAAGTGAATTGGGACACTTATTATTTGTTTAAATACGATGAGTTAGTGTCAGAGGCTAAACAGAAAGAATCCAAACAGAAGAAAGGCTATAAAAAGAATATTTCAACAGCAAAAGCGGCTATTCAAATCGTATTCTACATAGAGCTTAGTTACCTTGATTTACAGGGATCAAGACAAAAAAATGAAGTGAAACTAGTATGGCAAGGTAACCCTCAAGAGATTGGGCTTGAGCTTCACCACGATTTAAGGAGACTTGCTGAACACCCATTCGCTTATTCTAGTGTATCCCAAAATCCAGTTAGTAAAAAAGGAAAGCTACAGGGGTTATCATTAAGCGATGTCGGTACAATTCAAGCAGTGTTCGGACAAGATAGGGGTTCCCTAGTTGGTGTATATTCAAAAACAATTGATTTGCAAAAAACAATCTTAAATAACTTGGAAAAGTTGCTTGAGGAAACCAGACTTACACACAGCGACTATGAAGCTCTTAATGCATCGTGGATTCAATTTTCAAAAAAATATAAACAGTCTATAAATGATTGGCTTATTGATGGTATCAGTTCTGATTCAATGATTGAACAAAGTGAGATGTACGATAAGTTCTTACGATCATTACAAGAGCACGCTTTGGGCGATATGAATCGAATTCATATTGTGCAGCCTGTTATGGATATCGGGAATATAAGGGTGGATGGAGATAAAAATAAGCCAATGACGATAGTAGCTCCATGGCACCCGATGCGAATGGCGGCAAAGGCGGTTAAGGCGCGGCAAGTTATTGGTTTACTAAATTATGTACTAACATCGGACCAAGTTGACTTTGGCGATCCGAGTTTGTTCTTTACGGATCTCAAAGAAGAAATATTAAGCCCATATTATCCTGAACTTGCAATAGGGTATAAAGGTCATGAACCGGTGCTTCTATCGATTACAGATGCTAAGAATGATTACACCTTAATGGAAAGCCCAGTACGTACAGAAGAGGAATTGCAGACGAATGAAGACCCAAAAGAAGCAAGCCACAAACTTCTTAACCTAGTTGAACGTTACTTGGATCTTCAACCTCATGAAAAGACAAATTTAAGCTTAGTCTTGTACAATTGTGATTCCACAAGACTTCCAGAAACAATTGTAAATTCTCTAGCCGCAATGCATGAAGTTGAAGATGAAGTCCGCTGTCAGGTAATTTTGAGGCATCGTGATACAAATAAATTAAACGAGTTATATATGAAAATGATAGAGAGTACGGATAGCGATGCTGACTCCTTTGTTGCGAGCGAGGTAACCCGTGATTTTATGGCACGTCTCCGTGTAGGAGTAATGGCACATGAGGCTACTGCATTAGACCCAAAAGAGGGGAAGTTAGCAGATATCGTATTTTTACAAGATGTTATCTCTCGGCAAGCAAATCTTGAGTGGGATGAAGTTCAGGTGAGGCAGATGCCAGAATTACTTAATCACTATCCTCCACGGTGGACGAAAAGAAGATCTACGGCGAAAGATGAACTTAAATCTACGGTATACTTGGCATGTCCAAGTCAACCTTCAGTTGGATGGTCTTACTTATCAGCAATATATTCAGTTGTTAAGGGAAAGGACGTTAAACCAGGAACATTCTTTTTACCGGCAAGGCAAATTTCGTTCCAGAATGATAAGGTGAAGGACATCTTTGATGAAGCTCACAAACTTGGCGAATGGGTAGTCAATTATGATCAATTATTAGAACGAAGACAGCTTAAGAATCTTGGGGTGAAGGTAATAAAGTACCAGCACAATAAATCCCATGGCTCAAACGTTGTTGTATCGTCGAAATCTAAATTGAACCTGTTAAATGTATTAGTAAAAAGAAGATTAAATGCCTTAGGCCTAGGGTTAACTGAAGCGGAATTAGTGCAGCTCACGGAGCGGTTTATTGAGGATGCCAATTCAATATCAGGCGATATCGTACTTCGTGCTGCAAAACGAGGTGTGTTTGCGGGTGAATTAATTGGTGTTGTACTAAGTAAGATGATCCTTCAATCCGAGATGGTAACAGAACAGGCTGTAGGTTGGTTTTTCCTTGATGATTACGCAAGTTGGCTTGGACAAAAAGAAGAACAGATCGCAGATATTTTAGCGCTTGTACCTAAAATGGTTGAAGATAAGCCGAGTCTTCAAGTATTTGTTTCTGAAGCAAAATATGTCGATGCCAAAGGTGTTTCCGAAGCGAAAAAAAATTCTTCAAAGCAGTTGCGCGATACCGTCACAAGAATGGATAACGCACTATTTGGTAATCCAGGACGACTTGACCGTGACTTATGGCTTTCTAGAATAAGTGATCTGTTAAATGACGGTATTGAATTAGCTCCTGATTCTCCCTTTACTGTTGAAGAGTTGCGTGAGGTTATTCGAGCAGGGGCAATTACTATTGAAATCAAAGGTTATTCTCATGTATTTATATCTACGGTACCTGACACAGTTGTGGATAGTGAAAGAAACTCCATTACAAATGCTAAGAACTCCTATCAAGAAGTGTTTACTAGAGATCTTGTAAGAGAATTAGTCTTGGCTTATCATCACAGGAGTTCGATCGTTGAAGTTAGGGAGAAGCTTGACGAAAGTAAGCCTTGGGAATTAAGTGATGCTAAATTACCTGCTCCAAGAATCAATTTTGTTGCTGCGAGTAATAATAGGGTTGGTACTGGAGAAGTAAAGTCCTATGAAACATCTGTTAACAATCAAATACAATCTAGCTTTGAGACAGATGAAGTTGAAGGAGATAGAGGAGAAACTTTTTCCGTGAACAATGAAGAAAAAACGATAGCGATGGAGCTAGATTCAAAGAGACCTATCGTGGAAATGAGCAGTGAAGTTCCTTGGGCGAATACTCAGTTGGCAAAATGGATATTACAGAATGCTCAAAGCACGGAAGAAACCATTGAGGATCAATCCTGGGTTAGTGAGACAGTGAATAAACTTAGAATGGCTTTAATTAGCTATAACTTGCAAGCGAAAGTAGTTGGGCATCGACTTACGCCTAATGCTATTGTCATAAAATTAAAGGGATCAGATCAATTAAAGGTTGATGATATAGAAAAAAGAAG
Proteins encoded:
- a CDS encoding FtsK/SpoIIIE domain-containing protein, which encodes MNQLELIGKVATEFLRRQLQNSKSEEGIARFLLDRLTADQVTNICKEISRDMLLFSTMAIKVPRKLVEGVGLPSEMVTDEKTTYWRNASCDKPAILLANTNDDQGQSLRDITRVGAGDLKSQPDIWVQVASSDLPLTDEQKRHWQQALKGLQEANECSLEEFSEFTVKVRETIAENGIPVVRAIGWALPALRIPRDSYYFDAIPENALGHSSRWKKLFTDAYNKRACYLYKQHPNRQIIENSEIQASYEKVKSQIDPSVQPIMELFIESNVSWSIAADNLSELEWEMDKVNLLFFELKPMKVNLAEKTLQLYDDEFPDTLTDVENLYLDNLNELFKKKKAKEATEEDKDFYDKHRHNFDTDKVLKAEWDRFVYGKAIECNDFLVGLLEGIERLFAQCDNFIGEKTLRIRTQKTVSKKSWLDLNEDVGMAFCNAYRGLEKLTNWQVNWDTYYLFKYDELVSEAKQKESKQKKGYKKNISTAKAAIQIVFYIELSYLDLQGSRQKNEVKLVWQGNPQEIGLELHHDLRRLAEHPFAYSSVSQNPVSKKGKLQGLSLSDVGTIQAVFGQDRGSLVGVYSKTIDLQKTILNNLEKLLEETRLTHSDYEALNASWIQFSKKYKQSINDWLIDGISSDSMIEQSEMYDKFLRSLQEHALGDMNRIHIVQPVMDIGNIRVDGDKNKPMTIVAPWHPMRMAAKAVKARQVIGLLNYVLTSDQVDFGDPSLFFTDLKEEILSPYYPELAIGYKGHEPVLLSITDAKNDYTLMESPVRTEEELQTNEDPKEASHKLLNLVERYLDLQPHEKTNLSLVLYNCDSTRLPETIVNSLAAMHEVEDEVRCQVILRHRDTNKLNELYMKMIESTDSDADSFVASEVTRDFMARLRVGVMAHEATALDPKEGKLADIVFLQDVISRQANLEWDEVQVRQMPELLNHYPPRWTKRRSTAKDELKSTVYLACPSQPSVGWSYLSAIYSVVKGKDVKPGTFFLPARQISFQNDKVKDIFDEAHKLGEWVVNYDQLLERRQLKNLGVKVIKYQHNKSHGSNVVVSSKSKLNLLNVLVKRRLNALGLGLTEAELVQLTERFIEDANSISGDIVLRAAKRGVFAGELIGVVLSKMILQSEMVTEQAVGWFFLDDYASWLGQKEEQIADILALVPKMVEDKPSLQVFVSEAKYVDAKGVSEAKKNSSKQLRDTVTRMDNALFGNPGRLDRDLWLSRISDLLNDGIELAPDSPFTVEELREVIRAGAITIEIKGYSHVFISTVPDTVVDSERNSITNAKNSYQEVFTRDLVRELVLAYHHRSSIVEVREKLDESKPWELSDAKLPAPRINFVAASNNRVGTGEVKSYETSVNNQIQSSFETDEVEGDRGETFSVNNEEKTIAMELDSKRPIVEMSSEVPWANTQLAKWILQNAQSTEETIEDQSWVSETVNKLRMALISYNLQAKVVGHRLTPNAIVIKLKGSDQLKVDDIEKRRSILLTTHALNVINIMAHPGEIVVSLARPNRQSISLADVWKVRKVQSNASGLNMSFVIGVKEIDGELLYLNLGGEFEGGAQHAPHTLIAGATGSGKSVLLQNLILDICITNSKDQAHIYLIDPKYGVDYMHLAELPHLVEGIIDDQNKATQVLEDLVVEMNTRYQKFKEIRVNNLKDYNAKASDDDKLPLIFLVHDEFAEWMLVDEYKNAVSSIVQRLGVKARAAGIHLIFAAQRPDANVLPVQLRDNLGNRLILRVESVGTSEISLGEKGAEKLLGRGHLAARLQGETGLIFGQVPFISNESILKITGKIGVDVE